A portion of the Etheostoma cragini isolate CJK2018 chromosome 13, CSU_Ecrag_1.0, whole genome shotgun sequence genome contains these proteins:
- the LOC117955712 gene encoding clathrin interactor 1-like isoform X2: protein MLNLWKVRELVDKATNVVMNYSEVESKVREATNDDPWGPSGQLMGEIAKSTFMFEQFPEVMNMLWTRMLKDNKKNWRRVYKALLLLAYLIRNGSERVVTSAREHIYDLRSLENYHFIDENGKDQGINVRQKVKEMVDFIQDDDKLREERKKAKKNKDKYIGVSSDSMEGGGGGGGGGGGVIKNSNELDRSKWDEDWDKSRGAFPFSEKLGEISDKIGSTIDDTLNKFRKKEREDSPDRISDNEEDRASRNGRQETLEFKDEEETVTTKSIQITQATETTTTTTRKRSGAPGSKTLDLGAAAHYTGDRSPEEKSSVRQSSSSGLADLLVIDPLSNQSTATGGSSDLIGGFADFSSPAASASLPTSTASAPSNGNGEFGDWNAFSANPPVLSGSGFSQPVTDLFGNVQPPTAPVSNPASAPPSAELFDLMGGVNHQLTNPHTTLSASQSMTFSLGGAMPGAAAAMPNMPLSRSQQSLGGMTSQQPIGQQSKVGVGGPGSLGSTWSDPSVNISLDFLSAGLNPTKTPPTLNNIIQQTAVPPVNLLAQNFGGLNLSSPPHATPIRPPTNPMTMGMAASMATGMPVSLASSMPHSMTTGTIGMGGIPVSQGMMGMNMSMNIGMATPVMMGDMTGIGVPGVGVSLTHSITPAMVSPKQDAFANFGSFGK from the exons ATGCTGAATTTGTGGAAAGTCAGAGAGCTGGTGGACAAAGC CACTAATGTGGTGATGAACTACTCAGAGGTCGAGTCTAAGGTGAGAGAGGCCACCAATGACGACCCCTGGGGACCCTCTGGACAATTGATGGGAGAAATAGCCAA atctaCCTTTATGTTTGAACAGTTCCCAGAAGTGATGAACATGCTGTGGACCAGGATGCTGAAGGACAACAAGAAGAACTGGAGACGAGTCTACAAG GCTTTACTGCTGCTGGCTTATTTGATCCGGAATGGGTCTGAAAGAGTTGTCACCAGTGCCAGAGAACACATCTACGACCTGCGATCTTTGGAAAACTACCACTTTATTG ATGAGAATGGTAAGGATCAGGGCATCAATGTGCGTCAGAAGGTGAAGGAGATGGTTGATTTCATCCAGGATGACGATAAactgagagaggagaggaagaaagccAAGAAGAACAAAGATAAATACATTGGCGTCTCCTCTGACAGcatggaaggaggaggaggaggaggaggaggagga ggcggAGTCATTAAGAACT CTAATGAGTTGGATCGGAGTAAGTGGGATGAGGACTGGGACAAGAGCAGAGGAGCTTTCCCCTTTAGTGAAAAGCTCGGAGAGATCAGTGACAAGATAGGCAGCACTATCGATGACACGCTCAACAAGTTCAGAAAGAAGGAACGAGAGGACTCACCCGACAGAATCAG TGACAACGAGGAAGATCGAGCATCGAGAAATGGCAGACAGGAAACCCTTGAGTTCAAAGATGAGGAGGAAACCGTCACAACGAAGAGCATCCAGATCACACAAGCAACAGAaaccacaaccaccaccacgCGGAAACGCAGCGGAGCTCCGGGTAGCAAGACTCTGGACCTTGGTGCTGCAGCCCACTACACTGGAGACAGGAGCCCAGAAGAGAAG TCATCAGTCAGGCAGTCTTCAAGTAGCGGTCTAGCTGACCTGCTAGTGATTGACCCTTTATCCAATCAGAGCACTGCAACAG GTGGCAGTTCTGACCTCATTGGTGGCTTTGCTGACTTCTCCTCTCCTGCAGCCTCTGCCAGCCTCCCAACATCCACTG CTTCTGCACCATCCAATGGAAATGGAGAATTTGGGGACTGGAATGCTTTCTCGGCCAATCCACCAGTTTTGTCTGGCTCCGGTTTCTCCCAGCCGGTCACTGACCTGTTTGGCAACGTCCAACCACCCACAGCCCCAGTCTCTAATCCCGCCTCCGCCCCACCTTCTGCTGAACTGTTTGACCTGATGGGTGGAGTGAACCATCAATTAACAAACCCACATACAACGTTGAGTGCCTCTCAGAGCATGACTTTCTCTCTGGGTGGGGCGATGCCGGGAGCAGCTGCTGCCATGCCAAACATGCCCCTTTCTCGCTCTCAACAG aGCCTGGGAGGCATGACATCTCAACAGCCCATAGGACAACAGTCGAAGGTGGGTGTTGGAGGTCCGGGATCGTTAGGGTCGACCTGGTCCGACCCCTCCGTCAACATCAGCCTGGACTTCCTATCGGCAGGCCTCAACCCCACTAAGACCCCGCCCACACTTAACAATATTATCCAGCAAACAG CGGTTCCTCCCGTCAACCTGTTGGCCCAGAACTTTGGAGGACTGAACCTCAGCTCCCCGCCCCATGCGACACCCATTAGACCACCGACCAATCCCATGACGATGGGCATGGCTGCATCAATGGCAACTGGCATGCCTGTTTCCTTGGCATCAAGTATGCCCCATTCAATGACCACGGGGACAATTGGGATGGGGGGAATACCTGTAAGCCAAGGCATGATGGGAATGAACATGAGCATGAATATTGGCATGGCCACTCCAGTGATGATGGGTGATATGACAGGCATAGGAGTGCCAGGAGTAGGGGTGAGCCTAACACACTCCATCACGCCAGCCATGGTTTCACCAAAACAGGATGCTTTTGCTAACTTTGGCAGTTTTGggaaatga
- the LOC117955714 gene encoding transcription factor SOX-2-like isoform X1: MDVYPKKREREQRLPTGNTGQDPAATTAFQIFQTGDAGQLPTLAGTGYRPRSSICETYMALVGTSSEFEGGKLPPISTFFNELLYKVVSAEDRGSGIRSETVPSGSCPEAGSQVSAEQLLSSGDQIFLLQVTEKLHKRQACPAGGENRLKPDPVDPTHSLGGDAPVTTYTIPPTEEDLKRLQSGQDKNGHIKRPPNAFIVWSHIHRNALRKTRPRANMSDISIVLGCEWSKLSEEQKGPYYEMAHKLKYMHRQQFPDYEFRPQKKKDIECLSSGQGAGQDPGASFSPVQSQLQGPSMYPYPAMRAHRVSYCPASCPYHRMGPYSRVQSNCPRFFYGYPNVYSSMEEVRNYHNTLHRTASESIEQPDVVSSQQLSVNNNTKCKYEHDVDVVGLL, translated from the exons ATGGACGTATATCCTAAAAAAAGGGAACGAGAACAGCGTCTGCCAACCGGAAACACGGGCCAGGACCCAGCTGCGACAACCGCTTTTCAGATCTTTCAAACCGGAGATGCTGGTCAGCTTCCCACGCTGGCCGGGACCGGATATAGGCCTAGGTCCAGCATTTGTGAAACCTACATGGCCTTAGTTGGAACAAGTTCTGAATTTGAAGGTGGAAAGCTACCACCCATATCAACTTTTTTTAACGAACTACTTTATAAAGTTGTGTCAGCGGAGGATCGTGGCAGCGGGATCAGGTCAGAAACTGTCCCTTCAGGTTCATGTCCAGAAGCAGGTTCTCAGGTCAGTGCAGAGCAGCTGCTTTCATCTGGGGACCAAATATTCCTGCTCCAAGTCACCGAGAAGCTGCATAAGAGACAGGCCTGTCCAGCTGGAGGAGAAAACAGGCTGAAGCCAGATCCAGTCGACCCCACCCACTCACTCGGAGGTGATGCACCGGTCACCACTTACACCATCCCGCCCACGGAGGAAG ATCTGAAGCGGTTGCAGTCTGGCCAAGACAAGAATGGACACATTAAACGGCCACCAAATGCCTTTATCGTGTGGTCTCATATCCACCGAAATGCCCTGCGTAAAACCCGCCCTAGAGCCAACATGTCTGACATCAGTATTGTGCTGGGCTGTGAGTGGTCCAAGCTCAGTGAGGAACAGAAGGGACCCTACTATGAAATGGCTCACAAACTGAAATACATGCATAGGCAGCAATTCCCTG ATTATGAGTTTCGCCcccagaagaagaaagacataGAGTGTTTGTCCTCAGGGCAGGGAGCAGGACAGGACCCTGGCGCTTCCTTTTCTCCAGTTCAGTCCCAGTTGCAGGGCCCCAGCATGTACCCATATCCTGCCATGAGGGCCCACAGAGTCAGCTACTGCCCAGCTTCTTGCCCATATCATCGAATGGGCCCCTACTCCAGGGTCCAGTCCAACTGTCCAAG GTTTTTTTATGGATACCCAAATGTCTACAGCTCAATGGAGGAAGTGAGGAATTACCACAACACTCTGCATCGAACCGCATCAGAAAGCATTGAGCAGCCGGATGTTGTCTCCAGTCAGCAGCTTTcagtcaacaacaacacaaagtgcAAATATGAGcatgatgttgatgttgttggACTGCTCTAG
- the LOC117955712 gene encoding clathrin interactor 1-like isoform X1: protein MLNLWKVRELVDKATNVVMNYSEVESKVREATNDDPWGPSGQLMGEIAKSTFMFEQFPEVMNMLWTRMLKDNKKNWRRVYKALLLLAYLIRNGSERVVTSAREHIYDLRSLENYHFIDENGKDQGINVRQKVKEMVDFIQDDDKLREERKKAKKNKDKYIGVSSDSMEGGGGGGGGGGGGGGGGGGGGGGGVIKNSNELDRSKWDEDWDKSRGAFPFSEKLGEISDKIGSTIDDTLNKFRKKEREDSPDRISDNEEDRASRNGRQETLEFKDEEETVTTKSIQITQATETTTTTTRKRSGAPGSKTLDLGAAAHYTGDRSPEEKSSVRQSSSSGLADLLVIDPLSNQSTATGGSSDLIGGFADFSSPAASASLPTSTASAPSNGNGEFGDWNAFSANPPVLSGSGFSQPVTDLFGNVQPPTAPVSNPASAPPSAELFDLMGGVNHQLTNPHTTLSASQSMTFSLGGAMPGAAAAMPNMPLSRSQQSLGGMTSQQPIGQQSKVGVGGPGSLGSTWSDPSVNISLDFLSAGLNPTKTPPTLNNIIQQTAVPPVNLLAQNFGGLNLSSPPHATPIRPPTNPMTMGMAASMATGMPVSLASSMPHSMTTGTIGMGGIPVSQGMMGMNMSMNIGMATPVMMGDMTGIGVPGVGVSLTHSITPAMVSPKQDAFANFGSFGK, encoded by the exons ATGCTGAATTTGTGGAAAGTCAGAGAGCTGGTGGACAAAGC CACTAATGTGGTGATGAACTACTCAGAGGTCGAGTCTAAGGTGAGAGAGGCCACCAATGACGACCCCTGGGGACCCTCTGGACAATTGATGGGAGAAATAGCCAA atctaCCTTTATGTTTGAACAGTTCCCAGAAGTGATGAACATGCTGTGGACCAGGATGCTGAAGGACAACAAGAAGAACTGGAGACGAGTCTACAAG GCTTTACTGCTGCTGGCTTATTTGATCCGGAATGGGTCTGAAAGAGTTGTCACCAGTGCCAGAGAACACATCTACGACCTGCGATCTTTGGAAAACTACCACTTTATTG ATGAGAATGGTAAGGATCAGGGCATCAATGTGCGTCAGAAGGTGAAGGAGATGGTTGATTTCATCCAGGATGACGATAAactgagagaggagaggaagaaagccAAGAAGAACAAAGATAAATACATTGGCGTCTCCTCTGACAGcatggaaggaggaggaggaggaggaggaggaggaggaggaggaggaggaggaggaggaggaggaggaggcggcggAGTCATTAAGAACT CTAATGAGTTGGATCGGAGTAAGTGGGATGAGGACTGGGACAAGAGCAGAGGAGCTTTCCCCTTTAGTGAAAAGCTCGGAGAGATCAGTGACAAGATAGGCAGCACTATCGATGACACGCTCAACAAGTTCAGAAAGAAGGAACGAGAGGACTCACCCGACAGAATCAG TGACAACGAGGAAGATCGAGCATCGAGAAATGGCAGACAGGAAACCCTTGAGTTCAAAGATGAGGAGGAAACCGTCACAACGAAGAGCATCCAGATCACACAAGCAACAGAaaccacaaccaccaccacgCGGAAACGCAGCGGAGCTCCGGGTAGCAAGACTCTGGACCTTGGTGCTGCAGCCCACTACACTGGAGACAGGAGCCCAGAAGAGAAG TCATCAGTCAGGCAGTCTTCAAGTAGCGGTCTAGCTGACCTGCTAGTGATTGACCCTTTATCCAATCAGAGCACTGCAACAG GTGGCAGTTCTGACCTCATTGGTGGCTTTGCTGACTTCTCCTCTCCTGCAGCCTCTGCCAGCCTCCCAACATCCACTG CTTCTGCACCATCCAATGGAAATGGAGAATTTGGGGACTGGAATGCTTTCTCGGCCAATCCACCAGTTTTGTCTGGCTCCGGTTTCTCCCAGCCGGTCACTGACCTGTTTGGCAACGTCCAACCACCCACAGCCCCAGTCTCTAATCCCGCCTCCGCCCCACCTTCTGCTGAACTGTTTGACCTGATGGGTGGAGTGAACCATCAATTAACAAACCCACATACAACGTTGAGTGCCTCTCAGAGCATGACTTTCTCTCTGGGTGGGGCGATGCCGGGAGCAGCTGCTGCCATGCCAAACATGCCCCTTTCTCGCTCTCAACAG aGCCTGGGAGGCATGACATCTCAACAGCCCATAGGACAACAGTCGAAGGTGGGTGTTGGAGGTCCGGGATCGTTAGGGTCGACCTGGTCCGACCCCTCCGTCAACATCAGCCTGGACTTCCTATCGGCAGGCCTCAACCCCACTAAGACCCCGCCCACACTTAACAATATTATCCAGCAAACAG CGGTTCCTCCCGTCAACCTGTTGGCCCAGAACTTTGGAGGACTGAACCTCAGCTCCCCGCCCCATGCGACACCCATTAGACCACCGACCAATCCCATGACGATGGGCATGGCTGCATCAATGGCAACTGGCATGCCTGTTTCCTTGGCATCAAGTATGCCCCATTCAATGACCACGGGGACAATTGGGATGGGGGGAATACCTGTAAGCCAAGGCATGATGGGAATGAACATGAGCATGAATATTGGCATGGCCACTCCAGTGATGATGGGTGATATGACAGGCATAGGAGTGCCAGGAGTAGGGGTGAGCCTAACACACTCCATCACGCCAGCCATGGTTTCACCAAAACAGGATGCTTTTGCTAACTTTGGCAGTTTTGggaaatga
- the LOC117955714 gene encoding uncharacterized protein LOC117955714 isoform X2: MDVYPKKREREQRLPTGNTGQDPAATTAFQIFQTGDAGQLPTLAGTGYRPRSSICETYMALVGTSSEFEGGKLPPISTFFNELLYKVVSAEDRGSGIRSETVPSGSCPEAGSQVSAEQLLSSGDQIFLLQVTEKLHKRQACPAGGENRLKPDPVDPTHSLGGDAPVTTYTIPPTEEDLKRLQSGQDKNGHIKRPPNAFIVWSHIHRNALRKTRPRANMSDISIVLGCEWSKLSEEQKGPYYEMAHKLKYMHRQQFPDYEFRPQKKKDIECLSSGQGAGQDPGASFSPVQSQLQGPSMYPYPAMRAHRVSYCPASCPYHRMGPYSRVQSNCPSSMEEVRNYHNTLHRTASESIEQPDVVSSQQLSVNNNTKCKYEHDVDVVGLL, from the exons ATGGACGTATATCCTAAAAAAAGGGAACGAGAACAGCGTCTGCCAACCGGAAACACGGGCCAGGACCCAGCTGCGACAACCGCTTTTCAGATCTTTCAAACCGGAGATGCTGGTCAGCTTCCCACGCTGGCCGGGACCGGATATAGGCCTAGGTCCAGCATTTGTGAAACCTACATGGCCTTAGTTGGAACAAGTTCTGAATTTGAAGGTGGAAAGCTACCACCCATATCAACTTTTTTTAACGAACTACTTTATAAAGTTGTGTCAGCGGAGGATCGTGGCAGCGGGATCAGGTCAGAAACTGTCCCTTCAGGTTCATGTCCAGAAGCAGGTTCTCAGGTCAGTGCAGAGCAGCTGCTTTCATCTGGGGACCAAATATTCCTGCTCCAAGTCACCGAGAAGCTGCATAAGAGACAGGCCTGTCCAGCTGGAGGAGAAAACAGGCTGAAGCCAGATCCAGTCGACCCCACCCACTCACTCGGAGGTGATGCACCGGTCACCACTTACACCATCCCGCCCACGGAGGAAG ATCTGAAGCGGTTGCAGTCTGGCCAAGACAAGAATGGACACATTAAACGGCCACCAAATGCCTTTATCGTGTGGTCTCATATCCACCGAAATGCCCTGCGTAAAACCCGCCCTAGAGCCAACATGTCTGACATCAGTATTGTGCTGGGCTGTGAGTGGTCCAAGCTCAGTGAGGAACAGAAGGGACCCTACTATGAAATGGCTCACAAACTGAAATACATGCATAGGCAGCAATTCCCTG ATTATGAGTTTCGCCcccagaagaagaaagacataGAGTGTTTGTCCTCAGGGCAGGGAGCAGGACAGGACCCTGGCGCTTCCTTTTCTCCAGTTCAGTCCCAGTTGCAGGGCCCCAGCATGTACCCATATCCTGCCATGAGGGCCCACAGAGTCAGCTACTGCCCAGCTTCTTGCCCATATCATCGAATGGGCCCCTACTCCAGGGTCCAGTCCAACTGTCCAAG CTCAATGGAGGAAGTGAGGAATTACCACAACACTCTGCATCGAACCGCATCAGAAAGCATTGAGCAGCCGGATGTTGTCTCCAGTCAGCAGCTTTcagtcaacaacaacacaaagtgcAAATATGAGcatgatgttgatgttgttggACTGCTCTAG